A window of Ignicoccus hospitalis KIN4/I contains these coding sequences:
- a CDS encoding AAA family ATPase: MKAQLLKLELRNFLSYENLEVRIPEGVVVVVGPNGAGKSSFVDAIAYALTSAAVSRKVTNKELINYGAKSAEVVLTFSASNKVYEVKRAIGVGNSVQAVLKEGGKLYASGSQAVNKAIASLLGFGDVKALRETVFVPQGKLTELVELSPSELKNKVLELLGVRDKEAVEASLREIINYYKGTASNLVNVQRTYEKYKKELNSEMNRIKELQEKLPLLKEELRMVEDKLNDLRSELNELKEKKAKYQKVKAQLMKVQEELRTLIGELEALSDLDEAELNLLRSKLVKVKDLSLIKERLENELKAIKSKKELLAKREAVKSELRKLKDLERRRDELSKKLDEMLERRQLLVMKLGTLEKEVEEIEKEIKRIEKNYVVLERELDGLTISDLEQRVTELEKMYENVKKELEEVTNERRLVEVMLDERRRAIEMLRGRDSCPVCGSPLPPERRESLIRRYAEEVAKFEEKLTELKAREKRLETEARLLESRLEKLKRALDKARARLESLGFEDLDALGLYLADLKKRFNELKEQLSRTRASVEHYDKLVKEVKEELSAVTAQLEELKRKEGMLRQIEHQLEELRGVDASKEEEVEKRLSEIKKELEVLGSPEELERRIAELERLASKKKELSAAAELKRREEAELKRELASLGFDEASLERLAREVEALERKRDALLRNISETEAKIMETRRNVAKLREELNRYQNEIEKLRAYEQYAIFLEEFRKTFSTVIIDKLTESFRKAWEEEANRILDMFDLNVKKVEIKEIIEKRKKGWTIRAVLDGGARVTVDSLSGGERVGVALALRLSLAKLLSRGRISFLIMDEPTAYLDSERRQALKKIISYAVGPSLTQMIVVTHDREMMDIADSACHVRRTPKGSTITCE, from the coding sequence ATGAAGGCCCAATTATTGAAGCTAGAGTTAAGAAACTTCCTTTCGTACGAGAACTTAGAAGTGCGCATACCGGAAGGCGTGGTAGTCGTAGTGGGTCCCAACGGCGCTGGTAAGAGCAGCTTTGTGGACGCCATAGCCTACGCCCTGACGAGCGCCGCGGTGAGCCGAAAGGTCACCAACAAGGAGCTGATTAATTACGGCGCCAAGAGCGCCGAGGTGGTCCTTACCTTCTCCGCGTCAAATAAGGTATACGAAGTGAAGAGGGCTATAGGAGTTGGAAACTCTGTACAAGCCGTCCTAAAGGAGGGCGGCAAACTATACGCCTCGGGCTCTCAAGCCGTAAACAAAGCCATAGCTTCCTTATTGGGATTCGGAGACGTCAAAGCGCTGCGTGAAACCGTCTTCGTACCCCAGGGAAAATTGACCGAGTTGGTGGAGTTGAGTCCTTCGGAATTGAAGAACAAGGTTCTAGAGTTGCTGGGAGTTAGAGACAAGGAAGCCGTCGAAGCTTCTCTGAGAGAAATAATAAACTACTATAAGGGCACCGCATCCAACTTGGTGAACGTTCAAAGGACGTATGAAAAGTATAAGAAAGAGTTGAATAGCGAAATGAACAGGATAAAGGAATTACAAGAGAAGCTGCCGTTGCTCAAGGAAGAGCTCCGCATGGTCGAGGACAAACTGAACGACTTAAGGTCTGAACTTAACGAGCTTAAAGAGAAGAAGGCCAAATACCAAAAGGTTAAGGCCCAACTAATGAAAGTCCAAGAGGAGTTGAGGACGCTAATTGGAGAACTTGAAGCTCTTAGCGACCTCGACGAAGCTGAGCTAAACTTGCTGAGGTCCAAGCTAGTTAAGGTTAAGGACCTAAGCCTGATTAAAGAGCGCCTCGAAAACGAACTGAAAGCCATAAAGAGTAAGAAAGAGCTCTTAGCCAAAAGAGAGGCCGTTAAATCCGAGCTGCGCAAGCTCAAGGACTTGGAGAGGAGAAGGGATGAGCTTTCAAAGAAGTTAGACGAAATGTTGGAAAGGCGTCAATTACTCGTCATGAAGTTGGGAACGCTTGAAAAAGAGGTGGAGGAAATAGAGAAAGAAATCAAAAGGATTGAGAAGAACTATGTCGTGTTGGAGAGGGAGTTGGACGGCCTTACGATCAGCGACCTCGAGCAACGGGTTACAGAGCTCGAAAAGATGTACGAGAACGTCAAGAAAGAGCTAGAGGAGGTCACTAACGAGAGAAGGCTCGTCGAAGTAATGTTGGACGAAAGGCGCCGCGCAATAGAGATGCTAAGGGGGAGGGACTCCTGCCCGGTCTGCGGGTCCCCACTCCCTCCCGAAAGGCGGGAGTCCCTCATAAGGCGCTACGCCGAGGAAGTCGCGAAGTTTGAAGAAAAGCTGACCGAGTTGAAAGCTAGAGAGAAGAGGTTGGAAACGGAAGCACGGCTCTTGGAGTCTAGGCTAGAGAAGCTCAAGAGGGCTTTGGACAAGGCGCGCGCCCGATTGGAGAGCCTAGGCTTCGAAGACCTAGACGCATTAGGACTTTATTTAGCTGACTTGAAAAAGAGGTTTAACGAACTGAAAGAACAATTATCGCGAACTAGGGCTTCGGTCGAGCATTACGACAAGCTGGTCAAAGAAGTTAAGGAAGAGCTAAGCGCCGTGACGGCCCAACTAGAGGAGCTAAAAAGGAAGGAGGGGATGCTCAGACAAATAGAACATCAGCTAGAAGAGCTACGAGGAGTAGACGCAAGCAAAGAAGAAGAGGTAGAGAAGCGCTTGAGCGAAATAAAGAAAGAGTTGGAAGTGCTTGGCTCACCAGAAGAGCTCGAAAGGAGAATAGCGGAGCTGGAGAGGTTAGCCTCCAAGAAAAAGGAGCTAAGCGCCGCAGCAGAGCTCAAGAGGAGAGAGGAGGCTGAGCTGAAGAGAGAGTTAGCCTCGCTGGGCTTCGACGAAGCCTCATTAGAACGGCTAGCGCGAGAGGTCGAGGCCTTGGAAAGGAAGAGGGACGCCCTCCTCCGCAACATATCAGAAACGGAGGCAAAAATAATGGAAACTAGGCGGAACGTAGCGAAGCTGAGAGAGGAGCTAAACAGGTACCAGAATGAGATAGAAAAGCTTAGGGCGTACGAACAATACGCCATCTTCCTTGAGGAGTTCAGAAAAACCTTCTCCACCGTCATTATAGACAAACTGACTGAGAGCTTCAGAAAGGCGTGGGAGGAGGAAGCGAACAGAATATTAGATATGTTCGACCTTAACGTAAAGAAGGTGGAGATAAAGGAGATAATTGAAAAGAGGAAGAAGGGGTGGACGATAAGGGCGGTACTAGACGGCGGCGCGAGGGTGACCGTGGACTCCCTCTCCGGAGGCGAGAGGGTCGGGGTCGCCTTGGCTCTGAGGCTCTCGTTAGCGAAGCTCCTCTCTCGCGGGAGGATATCCTTCTTGATAATGGACGAGCCAACAGCCTACTTGGACTCCGAAAGGAGGCAAGCTTTGAAGAAGATAATCTCGTACGCCGTCGGCCCCTCTTTGACCCAAATGATAGTTGTGACTCACGACAGAGAGATGATGGATATTGCCGACTCCGCATGTCACGTTAGAAGGACCCCCAAGGGTTCTACGATTACGTGCGAATGA
- the argF gene encoding ornithine carbamoyltransferase, whose translation MHLKGRSMLTLLDFAEDEIKFIVDTALQMKRENYAGRRYWGLLEGRHLALLFEKPSTRTRVAFEVAASQLGMSVSYVTKSDSQLSRGEPLKDAARVLGRYVDAIAARVKRHEDLETLVEHSGVPVINALSDKFHPTQAIADVMTILEKLGRVRGVKIAFVGDGADNVAHSLALAATSLGADVRIVTAPGYEPLDAVIAAAEERARRSGGSFELVYDPCKGVKGADVVYTDVWVSMGLEAEREKRLRDLRPYQVNSELLKCVGKDYIFMHCLPAHRGEEVTEEVLESSRSVVWDQAENKLHAQRAVLALLVP comes from the coding sequence TTGCATCTGAAAGGCCGCAGCATGTTGACGTTGCTGGATTTCGCCGAGGACGAAATAAAATTCATCGTAGATACCGCCCTGCAGATGAAGAGGGAGAACTACGCCGGGAGGCGGTACTGGGGCCTCTTAGAAGGTCGTCACTTGGCCTTGTTGTTCGAAAAGCCCAGCACGAGGACCAGAGTGGCCTTCGAAGTCGCAGCGAGTCAGCTGGGCATGAGCGTAAGCTACGTAACGAAGTCTGACAGCCAGCTGTCAAGGGGGGAACCCCTCAAGGACGCCGCGAGGGTCCTAGGAAGGTACGTAGACGCTATAGCGGCCAGGGTGAAGAGGCACGAAGACCTAGAAACCCTGGTCGAGCACTCGGGCGTCCCAGTCATAAACGCTCTAAGCGATAAGTTCCACCCGACCCAAGCGATAGCAGACGTGATGACCATACTGGAAAAGTTGGGCAGAGTCCGCGGGGTAAAGATAGCCTTCGTGGGAGACGGGGCCGACAACGTGGCCCACAGCCTAGCCCTAGCGGCGACCAGCTTGGGCGCCGACGTAAGAATAGTAACTGCTCCCGGGTACGAGCCGCTGGACGCGGTGATCGCAGCCGCTGAGGAGAGGGCCCGGAGGAGCGGGGGGAGCTTCGAGCTCGTGTACGACCCTTGTAAAGGGGTGAAAGGGGCAGACGTCGTGTATACTGACGTGTGGGTGAGCATGGGTCTCGAGGCGGAGAGGGAGAAGAGGCTTAGGGACTTAAGACCTTACCAAGTCAACTCAGAGCTCTTGAAGTGCGTAGGAAAGGACTACATATTCATGCACTGTTTACCCGCGCACAGGGGCGAGGAGGTAACCGAAGAGGTCTTGGAGTCCAGCAGAAGCGTCGTGTGGGATCAAGCTGAAAACAAGCTCCATGCTCAGAGAGCGGTCTTGGCCCTTTTGGTCCCCTAA
- a CDS encoding DUF1464 family protein: MPTSAGVDVGTRGIRAVYGRCPHVLGYLEFSKNEIEEALKFLKGIGVKELCLAGGYQWREVKDHEALSRLYDEVVPNAGREETHGLRRLLTAALAYFETTLLPSAGASGEVPEGLLINALDSGTPDKVAKANYLIHNGKRTFTMVDKGCFVSILYVEDGAITKFVSATRGMPGRCSPGLVDAELLLIYKEWPKDKGSILRSGVDERVVEAWLDFYRPTFVGEEVLCPSEACGKYSGALGAFLWCCGKRPKHLFSDSFTRWITLKD, translated from the coding sequence TTGCCCACCTCGGCGGGAGTAGACGTAGGGACGAGGGGCATACGAGCGGTCTACGGTAGGTGCCCACACGTCTTAGGGTACCTCGAGTTCTCTAAAAATGAGATCGAAGAGGCACTGAAGTTCTTAAAGGGTATAGGGGTAAAGGAGCTCTGCTTGGCGGGGGGCTATCAGTGGAGAGAGGTTAAGGACCACGAAGCCCTTTCCAGGCTGTACGACGAGGTAGTGCCAAACGCCGGGAGAGAGGAGACCCACGGCCTTCGAAGACTCTTGACCGCTGCGCTCGCTTACTTCGAAACGACCTTGCTCCCCTCCGCCGGGGCCTCGGGCGAGGTGCCCGAGGGCCTTTTGATAAACGCCTTGGACAGCGGCACCCCTGACAAGGTGGCTAAGGCAAACTACTTGATACATAACGGGAAGAGGACCTTCACGATGGTAGATAAGGGTTGCTTTGTGAGTATACTGTACGTGGAGGACGGAGCTATCACGAAGTTCGTGAGCGCAACTAGAGGCATGCCCGGCCGTTGTTCGCCAGGGTTGGTGGACGCCGAGCTGTTATTGATCTATAAGGAATGGCCCAAGGATAAGGGCTCCATACTGCGCTCCGGCGTTGACGAGAGGGTCGTGGAGGCGTGGCTCGATTTCTACCGACCAACTTTCGTGGGAGAGGAGGTACTCTGCCCCAGCGAGGCTTGCGGGAAGTACTCCGGAGCGCTGGGCGCCTTCTTGTGGTGTTGTGGTAAGAGGCCGAAGCACTTGTTCTCTGACTCCTTTACCCGTTGGATAACCTTGAAGGATTAG
- a CDS encoding molybdopterin molybdotransferase MoeA, which yields MPGLKKLHPVPYVIDEISKRLGPAPLERIKTVESVGMFSGSDVRASQDVPPEDKAVLDGFAVNSEFVEDCSETSPCKLKLCGEAEGGCAVPVNTGNPLPPGADTVVPIEACKVEDGEVYVFRPFPPGNAIAKRGEDLKSGDTIITKGTYLRPWHVAALLSQGVVEVDVVAPKIALAATGSELVEPWEEREGVKNTTAWLASSFFKERMGIKVDYFGIIEDDKEAIREFFEKKVKEGYDIVMTTGGTSVGRVDFTSSALKEVSEFSLHGVALTPGRPLAVGVSEGGKLLVALSGYPVAALSELEVVVWNILKRAWGLKEPPRPKVKAKLARRLPVQPNMVHVYRVVVRKVGEEYVVEPLRLTGSGILSSLLKGNGILVAGLKGETGYDVGAEVEVELISEVLE from the coding sequence TTGCCCGGCTTGAAGAAGCTACACCCCGTCCCCTACGTGATTGACGAAATAAGCAAGAGGTTGGGCCCCGCACCGCTCGAGAGGATCAAGACAGTAGAATCAGTGGGCATGTTCTCGGGCTCAGACGTGAGGGCCTCACAAGACGTCCCTCCAGAAGACAAGGCCGTCTTGGACGGGTTCGCGGTGAACAGCGAATTCGTAGAGGACTGCAGCGAGACGTCGCCGTGTAAGTTGAAGTTGTGTGGGGAGGCTGAGGGCGGCTGTGCGGTCCCGGTCAACACGGGTAACCCCTTGCCGCCGGGAGCTGACACGGTAGTGCCCATCGAGGCTTGTAAGGTCGAGGACGGCGAGGTATACGTCTTCCGCCCCTTCCCGCCGGGCAACGCGATAGCGAAGAGGGGGGAGGACCTAAAGTCTGGGGACACAATAATAACGAAAGGAACGTACCTCAGGCCTTGGCACGTGGCCGCCTTGTTATCTCAAGGGGTAGTCGAGGTAGACGTGGTAGCGCCCAAAATAGCCTTAGCGGCCACGGGTTCGGAATTGGTAGAGCCGTGGGAGGAGAGGGAAGGCGTGAAGAACACCACGGCGTGGCTGGCCTCCTCTTTCTTTAAAGAGAGGATGGGCATCAAAGTGGATTACTTCGGCATAATTGAAGACGACAAAGAAGCTATAAGAGAGTTCTTCGAGAAGAAGGTGAAGGAGGGCTACGACATTGTAATGACCACCGGGGGGACCTCCGTCGGTCGCGTCGACTTCACCTCGTCCGCGCTGAAAGAGGTCTCTGAGTTCAGCCTTCACGGCGTCGCCCTCACCCCGGGCAGGCCCCTCGCCGTGGGGGTGAGCGAGGGCGGCAAGCTGTTGGTAGCCCTTTCCGGCTACCCCGTGGCCGCGCTCAGCGAGCTTGAGGTCGTCGTGTGGAACATCCTAAAGAGGGCTTGGGGTCTCAAGGAGCCCCCGAGGCCCAAGGTTAAGGCGAAGCTGGCTAGGAGGCTGCCGGTCCAACCCAACATGGTCCACGTCTACAGGGTAGTCGTGAGGAAGGTCGGTGAGGAGTACGTCGTAGAGCCCTTGAGGCTCACGGGTTCGGGTATTCTCTCGTCACTACTCAAGGGAAACGGGATCTTGGTGGCGGGTCTCAAGGGCGAGACCGGGTACGACGTGGGCGCCGAAGTCGAGGTAGAGTTGATCTCCGAGGTGTTAGAGTGA